One window of the Hyperolius riggenbachi isolate aHypRig1 chromosome 5, aHypRig1.pri, whole genome shotgun sequence genome contains the following:
- the LOC137519326 gene encoding piggyBac transposable element-derived protein 4-like has protein sequence MAKRMYSLQEAFAILERDSDSDSHSSSEFEDDLESTDIDWLPSESESDSTDSDSESAGPSIAQPSRSAEQARGISDTDTASEGGSPIATSSNAIPRGQRAARPRQSMPARVPQREPLPYDLRDPQWSASNMETPNLPPFTARSGLLVDTSNMQPIDFFELFLPESFLQYVCDQSNIYAQQRIADHPTCVLASHWTPATTRDLKVFLGLTFDMALSPLPEQQLYWTKNPILCIPIYSSRMSRRRYQMLLTCLHFSNNADHLPPNDPAHDRLFKLRPFIDHLNRTFAEKYMPEQRIAIDESLIPFHGRLAIKQYIPNKRSRYGIKLYKLCESGSGYIYSLKVYEGKDSLIQPPGCPPYMGTTERIVLDLLNPLLHQGYHLYVDNFYTSVPLFKHLFSVQTPACGTVRANRKGLPSEVVHKKLKRGETCSQRSNELLALKFRDKRDVLALTTIHTEATTTVRTRSREVVKPLAIAEYTKFMGAVDLSDQVLAPYRLNRKRKIWYKKVALYFFQMCLQNAFVLYKKSGNRDSFLKFQLAIITCLLFESGQPAPNPDQLRAENVARFEGNHFPAPLPPTASKPYPQKRCRVCRKNHVRRDTRYHCPKCPSKAALCLNPCFETYHTVLHY, from the coding sequence ATGGCAAAGAGAATGTATTCTTTGCAAGAGGCGTTCGCCATTCTGGAGCGTGACAGTGacagtgacagtcacagcagcagcgaatTTGAGGATGATTTGGAGTCCACAGATATTGATTGGCTGCCGTCCGAGTCAGAAAGCGACTCAACGGACAGTGATTCTGAGTCTGCTGGGCCATCCATAGCTCAGCCATCTAGGAGCGCGGAGCAGGCAAGGGGCATTAGTGACACTGACACTGCTTCTGAAGGAGGGTCACCTATAGCTACCTCCAGCAATGCCATCCCAAGAGgtcagagggctgccaggccaaggcagagcaTGCCAGCAAGGGTACCACAGAGGGAACCACTACCCTATGATCTAAGGGACCCACAATGGTCAGCATCTAATATGGAGACCCCTAACCTCCCTCCCTTCACAGCCAGGAGTGGCCTATTAGTGGACACCAGCAacatgcagcccattgacttttttgaactttttttgccAGAGAGCTTCCTGCAGTATGTCTGCGATCAGAGCAATATCTATGCCCAGCAACGCATAGCAGACCATCCCACCTGTGTGTTAGCTTCCCACTGGACCCCTGCAACTACCCGTGATTTGAAAGTTTTTTTGGGATTGACTTTCGATATGGCCCTTTCTCCATTACCTGAACAGCAACTGTACTGGACAAAAAATCCAATCCTCTGCATCCCAATTTATTCGTCCAGAATGTCCAGACGCCGCTACCAAATGCTGCTAACCTGCTTGCATTTTAGCAATAATGCAGACCACCTCCCACCTAACGACCCAGCCCATGACCGACTATTTAAATTGAGGCCCTTCATCGACCATTTAAATAGAACTTTTGCAGAAAAATACATGCCAGAGCAAAGAATAGCCATCGATGAGTCCTTAATCCCTTTCCATGGGAGGCTGGCAATCAAACAATATATACCCAACAAAAGGTCACGGTATGGGATAAAACTGTACAAGTTGTGCGAAAGTGGGAGTGGCTATATCTATTCACTAAAAGTTTATGAAGGGAAGGACAGCTTAATACAGCCTCCTGGATGCCCTCCCTACATGGGTACAACAGAGAGGATAGTACTGGACCTCCTCAACCCTCTACTCCACCAGGGTTACCACCTTTACGTGGACAATTTTTACACGAGTGTTCCACTGTTCAAACATTTATTTTCAGTCCAGACTCCAGCCTGCGGAACTGTCAGGGCAAATCGCAAAGGCCTGCCATCAGAGGTCGTTCATAAAAAACTGAAGAGGGGGGAGACCTGCAGCCAACGGAGCAACGAGCTGCTCGCTTTAAAATTTAGAGATAAGCGCGATGTCTTAGccctcaccaccatccacaccgagGCAACAACAACTGTGAGGACTCGTAGTCGGGAAGTAGTAAAACCACTGGCCATCGCTGAGTACACCAAGTTCATGGGGGCAGTGGACTTGTCCGACCAGGTTTTGGCACCATACAGGctcaacaggaagaggaagatctGGTACAAAAAAGTGGCTCTATATTTTTTCCAGATGTGCCTCCAAAACGCCTTTGTCCTGTACAAAAAATCAGGTAACAGGGACTCTTTTTTAAAGTTCCAGCTGGCAATAATTACATGTCTCCTTTTTGAATCTGGACAACCTGCCCCAAACCCAGACCAACTTCGTGCAGAAAATGTTGCCAGATTTGAGGGAAATCATTTTCCTGCCCCACTCCCCCCAACTGCATCAAAACCATACCCCCAAAAAAGGTGCAGAGTTTGCAGGAAAAATCACGTTCGAAGGGACACACGATATCATTGTCCGAAATGTCCGTCCAAAGCAGCACTATGCCTTAATCCCTGCTTTGAGACCTATCATACAGTCCTtcattattag